From one Humulus lupulus chromosome 8, drHumLupu1.1, whole genome shotgun sequence genomic stretch:
- the LOC133793798 gene encoding protein LURP-one-related 6-like, whose protein sequence is MSMTPIVSKIYCSSSQVVLVIRRRPIVVNGGGFVVTDSSQRVVFRVDGCGILGSKEELILRDAHGEALLLVRRKGGIVEALSIQKTWRGYSFDYEGAPKLVFSLKEPTNSCLARNNLIRISIGPKGAICTKDWGFEIKGHFPDRDCSIVDSRTGNEVAQVGIKKEMDELMASKDLYHVVVKPGIDQAFVFGVIATLDYIYGESTRC, encoded by the exons ATGAGTATGACGCCGATAGTTAGCAAGATATACTGTTCATCTTCTCAGGTAGTGCTTGTGATTAGGAGAAGGCCTATTGTAGTGAATGGAGGAGGTTTTGTCGTCACAGATTCTAGCCAGAGGGTTGTTTTCAGGGTTGATGGCTGTGGAATCCTTGGCTCTAAAGAGGAGCTCATTCTGAGGGATGCTCATGGCGAAGCTTTGCTTCTCGTTCGTCGAaag GGAGGGATTGTTGAGGCCCTAAGCATTCAGAAGACGTGGAGAGGTTACAGCTTTGATTACGAAGGAGCACCCAAGTTGGTTTTCAGCTTAAAAGAGCCAACTAACTCCTGTTTGGCGAGGAATAACTTGATTAGGATCTCAATTGGACCAAAGGGAGCCATTTGCACGAAAGACTGGGGTTTTGAGATCAAGGGCCACTTCCCAGATCGCGACTGTAGCATCGTTGATTCTAGAACAGGCAACGAAGTAGCGCAG GTTGGAATTAAGAAGGAGATGGATGAATTGATGGCGAGCAAGGACTTATATCACGTAGTGGTGAAACCTGGCATCGATCAAGCTTTTGTTTTTGGAGTAATTGCCACACTCGACTACATCTATGGCGAGTCCACTAGGTGCTAG